The following coding sequences are from one Eptesicus fuscus isolate TK198812 chromosome 7, DD_ASM_mEF_20220401, whole genome shotgun sequence window:
- the MYL6 gene encoding myosin light polypeptide 6 isoform X2 — protein sequence MCDFTEDQTAEFKEAFQLFDRTGDGKILYSQCGDVMRALGQNPTNAEVLKVLGNPKSDEMNVKVLDFEHFLPMLQTVAKNKDQGTYEDYVEGLRVFDKEGNGTVMGAEIRHVLVTLGEKMTEEEVEMLVAGHEDSNGCINYEELVRMVLNG from the exons ATG TGTGACTTCACCGAGGACCAGACCGCAG AGTTcaaggaggccttccagctgtTTGACCGAACAGGGGATGGCAAGATCCTGTACAGCCAGTGTGGGGACGTGATGCGGGCCCTGGGCCAGAACCCCACCAACGCCGAGGTGCTCAAAGTCCTGGGGAACCCCAAGAGTGATG AGATGAACGTGAAGGTGCTGGACTTTGAGCACTTCCTGCCCATGCTGCAGACTGTGGCCAAGAACAAGGACCAGGGCACCTATGAGGACTACGTCGAAGGCCTTAGGGTGTTTGACAAGGAGGGGAACGGCACTGTCATGGGTGCCGAGATCCGGCATGTTCTCGTCACACTGG GGGAGAAGATGACAGAGGAAGAAGTAGAGATGCTGGTGGCAGGGCATGAGGACAGCAATGGTTGTATCAACTATGAAG agCTCGTCCGAATGGTGCTGAATGGCTGA
- the MYL6 gene encoding myosin light polypeptide 6 isoform X1: MCDFTEDQTAEFKEAFQLFDRTGDGKILYSQCGDVMRALGQNPTNAEVLKVLGNPKSDEMNVKVLDFEHFLPMLQTVAKNKDQGTYEDYVEGLRVFDKEGNGTVMGAEIRHVLVTLGEKMTEEEVEMLVAGHEDSNGCINYEAFVRHILSG, encoded by the exons ATG TGTGACTTCACCGAGGACCAGACCGCAG AGTTcaaggaggccttccagctgtTTGACCGAACAGGGGATGGCAAGATCCTGTACAGCCAGTGTGGGGACGTGATGCGGGCCCTGGGCCAGAACCCCACCAACGCCGAGGTGCTCAAAGTCCTGGGGAACCCCAAGAGTGATG AGATGAACGTGAAGGTGCTGGACTTTGAGCACTTCCTGCCCATGCTGCAGACTGTGGCCAAGAACAAGGACCAGGGCACCTATGAGGACTACGTCGAAGGCCTTAGGGTGTTTGACAAGGAGGGGAACGGCACTGTCATGGGTGCCGAGATCCGGCATGTTCTCGTCACACTGG GGGAGAAGATGACAGAGGAAGAAGTAGAGATGCTGGTGGCAGGGCATGAGGACAGCAATGGTTGTATCAACTATGAAG CATTTGTGAGGCATATCCTGTCGGGGTGA
- the MYL6B gene encoding myosin light chain 6B, with protein MPPKKDVPVKKPAGPPLSKTATKPAAGAPPAKSKAEQAAAVPSGPEKTWEPPMDLSKVVIQFNKDQLEEFKEAFELFDRVGDGKILYSQCGDLMRALGQNPTNAEVLKILGNPKSDELKSRRVDFETFLPMLQAVSKNRDQGTYEDYLEGLRVFDKEGNGKVMGAELRHVLTTLGEKMTEEEVETVLAGHEDSNGCINYEAFLKHILSV; from the exons ATGCCTCCCAAGAAGGATGTTCCTGTGAAGAAACCAGCGGGACCCCCTCTCTCCAAGACTGCTACCAAGCCAGCAGCAGGGGCTCCTCCAGCCAAGTCCAAGGCTGAGCAAGCGGCAGCTGTCCCTTCAGGCCCCGAGAAAACCTGGGAGCCCCCCATGGACCTCTCCAAAGTGGTG ATCCAGTTTAACAAGGACCAGCTGGAGG AGTTCAAGGAGGCCTTTGAGTTGTTTGACCGAGTAGGGGATGGCAAGATCCTGTACAGCCAGTGTGGAGACTTGATGAGGGCCCTAGGCCAGAACCCTACCAACGCCGAGGTCCTCAAGATTCTGGGGAACCCCAAGAGTGATG AGCTGAAGTCCCGGCGTGTGGACTTCGAGACTTTCCTGCCCATGCTCCAGGCCGTGTCCAAGAACCGAGACCAAGGCACATATGAAGACTACCTGGAGGGGCTTCGGGTGTTTGACAAAGAAGGGAACGGCAAAGTCATGGGAGCGGAGCTCAGACATGTCCTCACCACCCTGG GAGAGAAGATGACTGAAGAGGAGGTGGAGACAGTTCTAGCAGGACATGAGGACAGCAATGGCTGCATCAACTATGAAG CCTTCCTGAAGCACATCCTCAGCGTGTGA